The Lytechinus pictus isolate F3 Inbred chromosome 15, Lp3.0, whole genome shotgun sequence genome contains a region encoding:
- the LOC129277915 gene encoding mitoguardin 2-like yields MPLSTKTKVMLAVAFSVTVTGLMVTASLLRRRKRRKQPRTMVKPITNVFSNAATTSNNQQPRPYSRQLTSSPKTAPKQRVPPMRAQSSSSARASKASSISSLSSVSTLRSGAASSGSGALTPVNTSDLMTVEGMFNLGKEAFERAISYWRTALHVQHQSQTEIDGQAQIQEPVDSNFICQLEKLIEAADGLRPEMDDTANRLSASNLGELSLDISHVSNVSWDREFSRSIKSDSASDSDSFVSAAELDDLSSLTSELNFFSGDESSPELYHRALRVVKEGGVQARRIRTEVLQCSSDEDFLAKLHCIRQATIVLFQDGTVKDYFSDVGLQLTADLLWHANYDTEGFIKAYDEMMTYVKDPGSWKDIEQELYGRKVKFLSFYDIVLDFFLLDAFDDLANPPSSIQTVIQNRWLSNGVKETALATAVWSVLAAKRRMLQNPNGFLAKMYSISHHMTPALAWGFMGTNEELKKLMIYFKDQVMQFCRAIFSLKRCRYSSIPELSEDIYSLAREYGVIINQRLNSTS; encoded by the exons ATGCCTCTATCAACAAAGACGAAGGTGATGCTAGCAGTGGCATTCTCTGTCACTGTCACAGGACTAATGGTCACGGCTAGCCTTCTCAGAAGACGTAAACGTCGTAAGCAACCCAGAACCATGGTCAAACCTATAACAAATGTCTTTTCGAATGCAG CTACTACGAGCAACAATCAGCAGCCCCGTCCTTACTCCCGTCAGCTGACCAGTTCCCCCAAGACGGCTCCTAAACAGAGAGTACCTCCTATGAGAGCACAGTCTTCATCTAGTGCCAGGGCTAGTAAAGCAAGTTCTATCAGCTCCTTGTCTAGTGTCAGCACCCTGCGTAGCGGAGCTGCCAGTTCGGGCAGTGGAGCTCTGACACCAGTCAACACATCGGATTTGATGACGGTGGAGGGAATGTTCAATCTAG GTAAAGAAGCATTTGAAAGAGCCATCAGCTACTGGAGGACTGCTCTTCATGTACAACATCAATCACAAACTGAAATAGATGGACAGGCACAG ATTCAGGAGCCGGTAGACTCCAACTTCATCTGTCAGCTGGAGAAGTTAATTGAAGCTGCAGACGGTCTCCGACCAGAGATGGACGATACCGCCAACAGGTTATCGGCTTCTAATCTCGGCGAACTCTCTTTAGACATCAGCCATGTGAGCAATGTATCTTGGGACCGGGAATTCTCTCGGAGTATCAAGAGCGACAGTGCATCAGACTCAGACTCCTTTGTTTCGGCAGCAGAG CTGGACGACCTTTCATCACTCACGAGTGAGCTGAACTTCTTCTCCGGGGATGAAAGCTCTCCTGAGCTCTATCACCGAGCTCTAAGGGTGGTCAAAGAGGGCGGTGTTCAGGCAAGAAGAATAAG AACTGAGGTTTTGCAGTGTTCGAGTGATGAAGATTTCCTTGCCAAGTTACACTGTATTCGCCAAGCCACCATAGTTTTGTTCCAAGATGGCACGGTTAAAGATTACTTTTCAGATGTAGGCCTTCAACTGACTGCCGATCTACTGTGGCATGCAAATTAT GATACAGAAGGGTTTATTAAGGCTTATGATGAGATGATGACGTACGTGAAAGACCCAGGCAGCTGGAAAGACATTGAACAGGAGCTTTATGGAAGGAAG gTGAAGTTTCTTTCATTCTATGACATTGTGttggatttctttcttcttgatGCTTTTGATGACCTGGCCAACCCACCCTCATCAATTCAAACAGTTATTCAAAACAGATGGTTATCTAATGGAGTCAAAGAAACA GCTCTTGCTACGGCTGTTTGGTCTGTACTAGCAGCAAAGAGGAGAATGCTCCAG AATCCCAATGGTTTTCTAGCCAAGATGTACAGTATATCGCATCACATGACTCCAGCGTTAGCCTGGGGGTTCATGGGAACTAACGAGGAGTTGAAGAAACTTATGATCTACTTCAAG GACCAAGTTATGCAATTTTGCCGAGCCATCTTCTCGTTAAAACGATGCAGATATTCATCGATACCAGAACTCTCAGAAGATATATATTCCTTGGCTAGGGAATACGGTGTCATCATCAACCAGAGATTGAATTCAACAAGCTGA